The segment ATCACCCCGCTCTACCTTTGTATACGTTTGCTGAGGCCCAGCAATCGCTGCAATATTTTCGTCCGGTGAAGTATGAAGAGGTCGTGCAGGTCAGTCCAGAAATGTCGTTCCGCTTCGTTCGGGCGGCACACATGCTGGGTTCTTCCATGGCGGAGATTACTCTGAACTCAAACGGCAGCAGCCGGCGCCTGCTCTTCACCGGCGATATCGGGCGCGTGCGCGATTCGACGGTTGCGCCAGGAGAGGTGGTTTATTCGGGTCCCGCCAAGGGAGAAGCCACGGATGTGCTGGTAATGGAATCCACCTACGGCAACCGCCTGCACCCCACTAACGATCCCCGCCCCGAACTGGCAAAGCTGATCCGCGAGACGGTTGCGCGCGGCGGCAGCGTTGTGGTGCCCGCATTTGCCGTTGAGCGCACCCAGAAGTTCTTGTTCATCCTGAAAGAGCTGATGGATTCCGGTCAAATACCGCATGTGCCGGTGCACACTGATAGTCCCATGGCAATTCAGGCCATCAACATCTTCCTGAAGCACGCGGAGGAATTTACACCGGCGACCAAAGAACTCATCGCCCGCAGCGGATCGCCTTTGAGCTGGCCGGATTTTCACTTTGACACCACGCCGGAGCAGTCCAAAAAAATTAATGACTCCCGCTACCCCACCATCATCGTTTCTTCCAGCGGCATGGTGACCGGCGGTCGGGTGCAACATCATTTAATGCTGCGCCTGCCCGATCCCCGCAATCTGGTGCTGTTCATCGGTTTTCAAGCCCAAGGGACGCGGGGCGCGACCATCAAGAGCGGAGCTAAGGAAGTGAAAATCTTCGGGCAAGTTGTTCCCATTCGCGCCCAAGTCGTGGCCCTGGAGCAGTTCAGCGACCATGCTGATACTCCCGAGCTGTTGCAGTGGCTGCGAACTTTTCCGCAACCGCCGCAGGCGACTTACCTTGTTCATGGCGATCCCGACTCAGCCGCCGCTCTGCGCCAGACCATGGTTCAATCGCTGCACTGGAACGTCGAGGTGGCCAAATGGATGGAACAGGTGCCGATCAAGTAACGTTTTTCGATCCGCAATTGCCGATCGCGCAGGAGGCCCACATGACTGAACAAGAACTCAAACAACTCCTCGATTCCGCCGAGAAAAGCCCCGAGCAGATCGCGCGCTCTGTGGCTGGCCTTCCAGCAAAAGTCATGCAGTACAAGCCGGCCCCCGATAAGTGGTCCATTCAGGAAATACTGGCGCACTTGGCGGACATGGAAATCCTCTACGCCTACCGCTTGCGCCAGATGCTGGCCGACAAAGAGCCGACCATCGCGCCCATAGATCAGAATGACTGGGCCAAAAATCTCGGTTACACAGAGACTTCACCGCCGGAACTGGTGGCGCAGTACGCGCTCATGCGGCGTTCGACCTTGCGCTTGTTACGCCGCCTCCACGCCGCAGACTTGGATAAAGGCGCCTATCATCCGGAACACAAAAGAAAAGTCACCGTGGCAGAACTGGTGCAGATGATGG is part of the Terriglobales bacterium genome and harbors:
- a CDS encoding DinB family protein codes for the protein MTEQELKQLLDSAEKSPEQIARSVAGLPAKVMQYKPAPDKWSIQEILAHLADMEILYAYRLRQMLADKEPTIAPIDQNDWAKNLGYTETSPPELVAQYALMRRSTLRLLRRLHAADLDKGAYHPEHKRKVTVAELVQMMAGHGPNHLAQIERLKQQAA
- a CDS encoding MBL fold metallo-hydrolase, which encodes MSYIQFLGAAGVVTGSKHLINTANGNPGMQVLVDCGLFQGLKEWRLRNWQDLPIPPRNIDAVILTHAHLDHSGWIPRLVKAGFRGPIYATQATIDFCGILLPDSGHLQEEDAAFHNKHKTSKHHPALPLYTFAEAQQSLQYFRPVKYEEVVQVSPEMSFRFVRAAHMLGSSMAEITLNSNGSSRRLLFTGDIGRVRDSTVAPGEVVYSGPAKGEATDVLVMESTYGNRLHPTNDPRPELAKLIRETVARGGSVVVPAFAVERTQKFLFILKELMDSGQIPHVPVHTDSPMAIQAINIFLKHAEEFTPATKELIARSGSPLSWPDFHFDTTPEQSKKINDSRYPTIIVSSSGMVTGGRVQHHLMLRLPDPRNLVLFIGFQAQGTRGATIKSGAKEVKIFGQVVPIRAQVVALEQFSDHADTPELLQWLRTFPQPPQATYLVHGDPDSAAALRQTMVQSLHWNVEVAKWMEQVPIK